Proteins encoded by one window of Polyangiaceae bacterium:
- a CDS encoding PrsW family intramembrane metalloprotease has product MPGAPKTSSEKTAAWIGITLWALGCLFGLIFLSWMFLISPLMTPYAGEIIKAEIIAAMFAVPACLVYMTVPWIVDRFDPEPWWALAMAFLWGALAAAGFAGLINTIAGAIGEGVAGKGGGDFLGAVISAPLVEEGFKGMAVLGMFWFMRREFDGVVDGMIYGVFAALGFAMTENVLYYSSAIAKGSVTGAGMGEFTFQFVMRGILKPWGHPLYTAITGLGVGLARETTKGWVKWAAPIGFYFIAVSMHAMWNFTSVLSGWTGVPLFFFLLIMYFIVLICFMIMVFWLVAREGKTLRANLQDEVLMGNMTAEDLDLICSPFGRLKARMSKGAKGHKMVMVGIRLGMAKWHAARAMKGQKQTVSIQSIVPLRQELIALRQELARGY; this is encoded by the coding sequence ATGCCTGGGGCACCGAAGACGTCTTCCGAGAAGACGGCCGCTTGGATTGGGATCACGTTGTGGGCGCTGGGCTGTTTATTCGGCCTGATCTTCCTGTCGTGGATGTTCCTGATCTCGCCGCTGATGACGCCGTACGCCGGCGAGATCATCAAGGCGGAGATCATCGCGGCGATGTTCGCGGTCCCGGCCTGCTTGGTCTACATGACGGTGCCCTGGATCGTGGACCGCTTCGACCCGGAGCCGTGGTGGGCGCTCGCCATGGCCTTTCTCTGGGGCGCCTTGGCTGCGGCCGGTTTCGCGGGTTTGATCAACACCATCGCCGGAGCGATCGGTGAAGGCGTCGCTGGCAAAGGCGGCGGCGATTTCCTCGGGGCAGTGATCAGCGCGCCGCTGGTTGAAGAAGGCTTCAAGGGCATGGCGGTGCTCGGGATGTTCTGGTTCATGCGCCGGGAGTTCGATGGCGTGGTGGACGGCATGATTTACGGTGTGTTCGCTGCGCTCGGTTTCGCGATGACGGAGAACGTCCTCTACTACTCGAGCGCCATCGCCAAGGGATCCGTCACCGGGGCTGGCATGGGGGAGTTCACCTTCCAGTTCGTGATGCGTGGCATCCTCAAGCCTTGGGGTCACCCGCTCTACACGGCGATCACGGGTCTCGGTGTTGGGCTCGCGCGAGAGACGACCAAGGGCTGGGTCAAGTGGGCCGCGCCGATCGGCTTCTATTTCATCGCGGTGTCGATGCACGCGATGTGGAACTTCACCAGCGTGCTCAGCGGCTGGACCGGCGTGCCGCTCTTCTTCTTCCTGCTGATCATGTACTTCATCGTGCTGATCTGCTTCATGATCATGGTGTTCTGGCTGGTTGCCCGCGAGGGCAAGACACTGCGCGCCAATCTTCAGGATGAGGTCTTGATGGGCAACATGACCGCGGAAGACTTGGACCTGATCTGCTCGCCGTTCGGTCGTTTGAAGGCCCGCATGAGCAAAGGTGCCAAGGGCCACAAGATGGTCATGGTGGGCATCCGACTCGGCATGGCGAAGTGGCACGCTGCACGCGCCATGAAGGGCCAAAAGCAGACCGTGAGCATTCAGTCCATCGTTCCCCTGCGGCAAGAACTGATCGCGCTCCGTCAAGAGCTCGCGCGTGGCTACTGA
- a CDS encoding aminotransferase class V-fold PLP-dependent enzyme: MATEGALQAELGSRAGFPELQSRAYLAHAAISPPSVWVVDRVRTYVDTMAAGGVTAFPQWIDQREVLRGKLASLVGAKPQEIALMPNTTRGVSDIALSVPWEPGDRVLVLRGEFPTNVTPWQRAAKLFGLELRWLDADSFRTEEDRALQALATELERGVRLLAVSAVQFQTGHRMPLERIGELCQRYGCELFVDAIQACGATPIDVASCSIDYLSCGSHKWLMGTDGCGFLYVREAKCKGLEVHTAGWLSHEDGLRFLFEGAGHLSYERPLKQTAAVFETGMTNGAGFAALEASLDLIQGLGVRSIYAHVQAYLDQLEPAVAALGFESLRTAETSGRSCTLSFRSDQHDVVKVHEVLNERGIHCSAPDGCLRFAPHWPNNLDEVSHVVTTLRDVVALV; encoded by the coding sequence GTGGCTACTGAGGGCGCTCTACAGGCAGAGCTCGGCTCACGCGCCGGGTTCCCAGAGCTTCAGAGCCGCGCGTATCTGGCCCACGCCGCCATCTCACCTCCCTCGGTGTGGGTCGTAGATCGGGTGCGTACCTACGTGGACACCATGGCCGCTGGCGGTGTCACCGCATTCCCGCAGTGGATCGATCAGCGAGAGGTGCTGCGCGGAAAGCTCGCGTCGTTGGTGGGTGCAAAACCCCAAGAGATCGCCCTGATGCCCAACACCACGCGGGGCGTCTCGGACATCGCGCTAAGTGTGCCATGGGAGCCCGGCGACCGCGTTTTGGTGCTGCGCGGCGAGTTCCCGACGAACGTCACGCCGTGGCAGCGCGCGGCGAAGCTCTTCGGCCTCGAGCTGCGCTGGCTGGATGCTGATTCATTCCGCACGGAAGAGGATCGGGCTTTGCAGGCGCTGGCGACGGAACTCGAACGTGGGGTGCGCTTGCTCGCGGTCAGTGCCGTGCAGTTCCAAACAGGGCATCGCATGCCCCTCGAGCGCATCGGTGAGTTGTGTCAACGCTACGGCTGCGAGCTCTTCGTCGACGCGATTCAGGCGTGCGGGGCAACTCCCATAGACGTCGCCAGCTGCTCAATCGACTACTTGAGTTGTGGCAGCCACAAGTGGCTGATGGGCACCGACGGCTGTGGCTTCCTCTACGTCAGGGAAGCGAAGTGCAAGGGTCTCGAGGTGCATACCGCCGGCTGGCTCAGCCATGAAGACGGCTTGCGCTTCCTCTTCGAAGGTGCGGGACATCTGAGTTACGAGCGACCGTTGAAACAGACCGCAGCCGTCTTCGAGACGGGCATGACCAATGGGGCTGGCTTCGCGGCGCTGGAGGCGAGCCTGGACTTGATTCAAGGGTTGGGGGTGAGGAGCATCTACGCCCACGTTCAAGCCTACCTCGACCAGCTGGAGCCTGCAGTGGCGGCCCTCGGCTTCGAGAGCTTGCGTACAGCAGAAACCAGCGGCCGCTCTTGCACCCTGTCTTTCCGTTCGGATCAGCACGACGTGGTGAAGGTGCATGAGGTCTTGAACGAGCGCGGCATCCACTGCAGCGCGCCCGACGGCTGTCTGCGCTTCGCGCCGCACTGGCCGAACAACCTCGATGAGGTCTCCCACGTGGTCACGACGCTGCGCGACGTAGTGGCACTCGTCTAG
- a CDS encoding YafY family transcriptional regulator, translated as MTRSERFFRIVQILRRSRHPVPAKQIAQELETSQRTVYRDVMALVGQGVPISGAAGAGYLLQPGFDMPAMMLTSDELDAALLGASWVASRGDPQLARAAQDLIAKLRAGLPESFAMHIDAPPASIAPVPTIHELVDTAALRRAVRQGLMVQLVYVDLAGRETKRRVWPVLVGYRDSGRILAAWCEERSAFRYFRTDRMMGAVVLETRYPESPALLRARWRDAMDVERQRYADAAE; from the coding sequence ATGACCCGCAGCGAGCGCTTCTTCCGCATCGTTCAGATTCTCCGGCGGTCAAGGCACCCAGTTCCTGCGAAGCAGATCGCCCAGGAGCTAGAGACCAGCCAGCGCACCGTGTACCGCGATGTGATGGCGCTCGTGGGCCAAGGCGTGCCGATCAGCGGCGCAGCCGGAGCGGGCTACCTGCTCCAACCCGGTTTCGACATGCCCGCAATGATGCTCACCAGCGACGAGCTGGACGCCGCGCTGCTCGGCGCCAGCTGGGTGGCTTCACGAGGCGATCCGCAGCTCGCTCGCGCCGCGCAAGACTTGATCGCCAAGCTGCGGGCGGGGCTACCGGAGTCGTTCGCGATGCACATCGACGCGCCACCCGCGAGCATCGCACCAGTCCCCACCATCCACGAACTAGTTGATACGGCGGCCCTCCGCAGAGCAGTGCGACAGGGGTTGATGGTGCAACTCGTGTACGTGGATCTCGCAGGCCGCGAGACCAAGCGGCGCGTTTGGCCCGTGCTGGTCGGCTACCGAGACAGCGGGCGCATCCTCGCCGCATGGTGCGAAGAACGCAGCGCCTTCCGATACTTCCGCACGGATAGAATGATGGGTGCCGTAGTCCTGGAAACTCGCTATCCGGAGTCTCCAGCGCTGCTCAGAGCGCGTTGGCGCGACGCAATGGACGTCGAGCGCCAACGCTACGCCGACGCGGCTGAATAG
- a CDS encoding GFA family protein — translation MIDGRCCCGAVRFQLKRPPKLMGTCHCSRCRRLGIATFAFVRREDFAFVSGEASVEVYAPEAPYRYTRSFCRRCGTALGELIGDAETFPVNVNCLENPPALSNAFHEFVADKPGWYEIADAAPQFPGHPELADG, via the coding sequence ATGATTGATGGGAGATGTTGCTGTGGCGCAGTTCGGTTTCAGCTGAAGCGTCCGCCCAAGTTGATGGGGACTTGTCACTGTTCGCGCTGTCGACGGCTGGGGATCGCCACGTTCGCCTTCGTGCGGCGGGAAGACTTCGCCTTCGTATCGGGGGAAGCATCCGTGGAGGTCTACGCTCCCGAGGCGCCGTATCGTTACACCCGCTCGTTTTGTCGGCGCTGCGGGACCGCGTTGGGCGAGCTGATCGGTGATGCCGAGACGTTTCCTGTGAACGTGAACTGCTTGGAAAACCCTCCCGCGCTGAGCAACGCGTTTCATGAGTTCGTCGCCGACAAGCCAGGGTGGTACGAGATCGCAGACGCGGCGCCGCAGTTCCCGGGCCACCCCGAACTTGCTGACGGCTGA
- a CDS encoding acyl-CoA thioesterase, with the protein MSQPYRFDLQRLRQLEIAPGAFRVKRAVRFHDIDAAGIVYFARVLDYAHDTYCQYLESVGHGLPQVLSDGEWAAPIGHVEVDYFAPLLFGDELELVIARAHLDGSRLTLAHLVRCKDKVRCVVQTTHVFVGRADFRPIAIPPSLLEALQQLPRG; encoded by the coding sequence ATGAGCCAGCCGTATCGCTTCGACTTGCAGAGGTTGCGCCAGCTGGAGATCGCGCCTGGAGCGTTTCGCGTGAAGCGTGCCGTGCGCTTCCATGACATCGACGCGGCTGGCATCGTCTACTTCGCTCGCGTGCTCGACTATGCGCACGACACGTATTGCCAATATTTGGAGTCGGTGGGGCACGGCTTGCCCCAAGTGCTGAGCGATGGCGAATGGGCTGCACCGATCGGGCATGTGGAGGTCGACTACTTTGCGCCGTTGCTGTTTGGAGACGAGCTCGAGCTGGTAATCGCTCGAGCGCATCTCGACGGCAGTCGGCTGACGCTGGCGCACCTGGTTCGCTGCAAGGACAAGGTTCGCTGCGTCGTGCAAACGACTCACGTCTTCGTGGGCCGAGCGGACTTCCGCCCCATTGCGATTCCGCCATCCCTACTCGAGGCGCTGCAGCAGCTGCCTCGCGGTTAG
- a CDS encoding peroxiredoxin, whose translation MAQLEAGQQAPEFTLTTQAGERWTLSQQAAKGPVVLFFYPKNDTPVCIVEACSFRDQHEVFARLGAQVVGVSSDNVQSHGRFAGKHELPYTLLADEGGEVRSLFGVKKTLGFFDGRVTFVIDQGRLIRHVFSSALNAKGHVEAALQTVQELAK comes from the coding sequence ATGGCGCAGCTCGAGGCGGGACAGCAGGCTCCGGAGTTCACGTTGACCACTCAGGCGGGGGAGCGCTGGACGCTCTCGCAGCAGGCAGCCAAGGGCCCCGTCGTGCTCTTCTTCTATCCCAAGAACGACACTCCGGTGTGCATCGTGGAAGCGTGTTCGTTCCGCGATCAACACGAAGTCTTCGCGCGCCTCGGCGCGCAAGTCGTTGGTGTCAGCTCAGACAACGTGCAGAGCCACGGGCGCTTTGCCGGGAAGCACGAGCTGCCCTACACGTTGCTGGCTGACGAAGGCGGGGAGGTGCGCTCGCTGTTCGGCGTGAAGAAGACCCTCGGCTTCTTCGACGGCCGGGTCACCTTCGTGATCGATCAAGGACGCCTGATCCGGCACGTTTTCAGCTCCGCCTTGAACGCCAAGGGCCACGTCGAAGCCGCGCTACAGACCGTGCAAGAACTCGCGAAGTAG
- a CDS encoding SUMF1/EgtB/PvdO family nonheme iron enzyme has product MTSTSDVQSGGGDQPAAKFSGKCPTDMLPVAPGSFRFGPRKEPSTIDGLCIDTTEVTAGAFLKCVESGKCPPPKRSSKGCHFREAGKEDFPMNCVTLDEATQFCKAQGKRLPTDKEWEYAAVGHDGREFPWGDGDATGKACFDRRQEGACKVGSFPDGKSFFGAMDMGGNVAEWTSTADGDYRYLRGGDYSDSARKLASALHAERKRASMTDKTIGFRCAK; this is encoded by the coding sequence ATGACGTCGACCAGCGACGTACAGAGCGGCGGTGGCGACCAGCCAGCCGCCAAGTTCTCCGGCAAATGCCCCACGGATATGCTGCCGGTGGCGCCTGGGTCCTTCCGCTTTGGTCCGCGCAAGGAGCCTTCAACCATCGATGGCCTCTGCATCGACACGACGGAAGTCACCGCCGGCGCCTTCTTGAAATGCGTGGAGAGCGGCAAATGTCCGCCACCGAAGCGCAGCAGCAAGGGCTGCCATTTCCGCGAGGCAGGAAAAGAAGACTTCCCGATGAACTGCGTGACCCTCGATGAGGCGACGCAATTCTGCAAGGCCCAGGGCAAGCGTCTGCCCACGGACAAGGAGTGGGAGTACGCCGCAGTGGGGCATGACGGGCGAGAGTTCCCCTGGGGCGATGGGGACGCGACGGGCAAGGCTTGCTTCGACCGGCGTCAGGAAGGCGCTTGCAAGGTCGGTTCGTTCCCCGACGGAAAGAGCTTCTTTGGCGCGATGGACATGGGTGGCAACGTGGCGGAGTGGACATCTACCGCGGACGGCGACTACCGCTACCTCCGAGGCGGCGACTACAGCGACAGCGCTCGCAAGCTAGCGAGCGCGCTCCACGCCGAGCGTAAGCGCGCCAGCATGACCGACAAGACCATCGGCTTCCGCTGCGCGAAGTAG
- a CDS encoding sigma-70 family RNA polymerase sigma factor: MSEALTRAQAALPELQAEPACFARVLERVCQRKACEADALSDDGLAEVLLVAALMEHDPGAQSYFERAILDVVAPALAPMKLGSELGDDIRQQVAEKLLLPQDGVLLLERYAGDGRLRGLVKVMAVRSAISHTRKAKPERNVDLSDLQAGDIEWELERLKHGYRSAFRQAFAAALSGLSARDRNILRLHHFGGLSVEQVGEIYGVHRGTATRWIARIREDLLKATKAQLAGELGLTALDVESVMRLIQSQLDVSVERLLDTQSEHQSD, translated from the coding sequence GTGTCCGAGGCCCTCACGCGAGCCCAAGCGGCGCTGCCAGAGCTGCAGGCGGAGCCCGCATGTTTCGCTCGGGTGCTGGAGCGGGTGTGTCAGCGCAAGGCGTGTGAAGCAGACGCGCTCAGCGACGACGGACTCGCTGAGGTGCTGCTCGTGGCAGCGCTCATGGAGCACGACCCAGGCGCTCAGAGCTACTTCGAGCGCGCGATCCTCGACGTGGTCGCGCCAGCGCTCGCGCCCATGAAGCTCGGAAGCGAACTCGGCGACGACATCCGCCAGCAGGTCGCGGAAAAGCTCTTGTTGCCCCAAGACGGCGTGCTGCTCCTCGAGCGCTACGCGGGAGACGGTCGCTTGCGCGGCTTGGTCAAGGTGATGGCGGTGCGCAGTGCGATCAGCCACACGCGCAAAGCGAAGCCAGAGCGCAACGTTGACCTGAGCGATTTGCAGGCCGGAGACATCGAGTGGGAGCTCGAGCGCCTCAAGCACGGCTACCGCAGCGCCTTCAGGCAAGCATTTGCCGCGGCGCTCTCGGGGCTCTCCGCGCGGGATCGCAACATCTTGCGTTTGCATCACTTCGGGGGCCTTAGCGTGGAGCAAGTGGGAGAGATCTACGGAGTCCACCGCGGGACCGCGACGCGCTGGATCGCACGTATCCGAGAGGATCTGCTCAAGGCGACCAAAGCGCAGCTCGCTGGCGAGCTGGGGCTGACCGCCCTGGACGTAGAGTCCGTGATGCGCCTGATCCAGAGCCAGCTCGACGTCAGCGTCGAGCGGCTCTTGGATACGCAGAGCGAGCACCAGAGCGACTAG
- a CDS encoding serine/threonine protein kinase: MSACLEEELALDLMSGRVDGAALAAVDEHLDDCALCRELVLTLAQLNAGITPHAAGEELGRYRLLQQLGRGAFGVVWRAHDARLERDVALKLLKGSNALPEQLEEEARAMAKLAHPHVATVFDVGRLDSGEAFLAMELLEGDTLRQWLARRPAQAQILARLREVAQGLEAAHRAGLVHRDLKPENILFDAEGRAKVTDFGLAQGALPEAEGVAVDLNHSLVLPGKLIGTPGYMAPEQIRGEPATAASDQFALCVVLFEALANAKPFPATTLDELRERLKAPPAALPTSVPPGVQQALLRGLALEPAERFRSLSELSSELGTPERPAPASRVYLAVALIAACAVAAWLVLSWYFASPQGQGVRAVASQAAEPEAVVKFREELIAFDAQAQAWTPTRLEAAAKLVERSKQLEQAALESQSQELLARGHWELGQLKLAEQTGLAALGAAQRGSNPHQEATAWITLAGIASSAGRLKEAEQRCDHAKNLLRPSSEGSSDVALLEASLNNTRGVVLTSAGRYADAQAALDAALRVRKRKLGANDAAVARVLTNLGNLARAQGDYAKALERHEQAQRIDETALGKQHPGIARHLHNRARASLLMGQPGRAQALYEQALTLERKAFGEKHPAVTRTLNSLGLLFAATDKLEQAEKYYREAIASSAGFDGLEGALARYNLGLLLLRRDQPKAALVELEAAALVVEKNLGTSHRQAVALQLAQGQALLAQGKRDSAEFVLRRALKVARSLEVPDAALQKELEDALASTSKKALPTPVVQRKAASAPSAKAPAPSAPAVSAAGSYMSGPAFQ; the protein is encoded by the coding sequence ATGAGTGCCTGCCTCGAAGAAGAGCTGGCCCTGGACCTGATGTCCGGGCGAGTCGACGGAGCGGCGCTCGCGGCGGTCGATGAACATTTGGATGACTGCGCGCTGTGTCGTGAGCTCGTGCTGACGTTGGCTCAGCTCAACGCCGGCATCACGCCTCACGCCGCCGGTGAGGAGCTAGGCCGCTACCGCTTGCTGCAGCAGCTGGGGCGCGGCGCGTTTGGCGTGGTGTGGCGCGCCCACGATGCGCGGCTCGAGCGCGATGTAGCGCTCAAGCTCCTCAAAGGGTCGAACGCCTTGCCGGAGCAGCTCGAAGAGGAGGCGCGGGCGATGGCCAAGCTAGCGCACCCCCACGTCGCCACGGTGTTCGACGTCGGGCGCCTCGATTCGGGGGAAGCCTTCCTCGCGATGGAGCTGCTCGAAGGCGATACCCTGCGGCAATGGTTGGCGCGGCGCCCCGCGCAGGCTCAGATCCTCGCACGCCTGCGCGAGGTGGCTCAGGGGCTCGAAGCGGCGCACCGGGCGGGCCTCGTGCACCGCGACCTGAAGCCGGAGAACATCCTCTTCGACGCCGAGGGGCGCGCCAAAGTCACCGATTTTGGCCTCGCTCAGGGCGCGCTACCCGAGGCCGAAGGCGTGGCCGTCGACCTCAACCACTCGCTGGTGCTGCCTGGCAAGTTGATTGGCACTCCTGGCTACATGGCGCCGGAACAAATCCGTGGGGAACCGGCCACGGCGGCGAGCGATCAGTTCGCGCTGTGCGTGGTGCTGTTCGAGGCCTTGGCAAACGCCAAGCCATTCCCTGCTACCACGCTGGATGAGCTGCGCGAGCGCCTGAAGGCGCCTCCGGCCGCCTTGCCCACGAGCGTGCCACCTGGTGTCCAGCAGGCACTGTTGCGCGGCTTGGCATTGGAGCCTGCTGAGCGCTTCCGAAGCTTGAGCGAGCTCTCGAGCGAGCTTGGTACACCCGAACGCCCAGCGCCTGCGAGCCGCGTGTACCTTGCGGTAGCTCTGATTGCCGCGTGCGCCGTCGCGGCGTGGCTCGTGCTGTCTTGGTATTTCGCGTCGCCCCAGGGGCAGGGGGTGAGGGCAGTCGCCTCCCAGGCTGCGGAGCCAGAAGCCGTCGTTAAGTTCCGTGAGGAATTAATCGCGTTCGACGCTCAGGCTCAAGCTTGGACGCCCACGAGGCTGGAAGCGGCGGCCAAGCTGGTGGAGCGGAGCAAGCAGCTGGAACAGGCAGCCCTGGAAAGCCAAAGCCAAGAGCTGCTGGCGCGAGGGCACTGGGAGCTTGGGCAGCTCAAGCTCGCGGAGCAAACTGGCTTGGCCGCCCTGGGCGCAGCCCAACGTGGCAGCAACCCCCACCAAGAAGCGACCGCTTGGATCACCTTGGCAGGTATCGCTAGCTCTGCAGGCCGCTTGAAAGAAGCCGAACAGCGCTGCGACCACGCTAAGAACCTGCTTCGCCCGAGCTCAGAAGGCAGCAGCGACGTTGCGTTGCTCGAGGCAAGCCTGAACAACACCCGGGGTGTCGTCCTCACTTCAGCCGGGCGCTACGCGGACGCCCAAGCGGCGCTGGACGCAGCTCTTCGCGTGCGGAAACGCAAGCTTGGCGCGAACGACGCTGCCGTGGCGCGTGTGCTGACCAACTTGGGGAACCTGGCGCGCGCTCAGGGCGACTACGCGAAGGCGCTCGAACGCCACGAACAGGCTCAGCGAATCGACGAAACAGCTCTTGGCAAGCAACACCCAGGGATCGCACGTCACCTGCACAATCGGGCGCGCGCGTCGCTGCTCATGGGTCAGCCGGGTCGCGCTCAAGCGCTGTATGAGCAAGCACTGACGCTCGAACGCAAGGCGTTCGGCGAAAAGCACCCCGCGGTGACCCGCACCCTGAACAGCCTGGGGCTGCTCTTTGCCGCGACGGACAAGCTCGAACAGGCCGAGAAATATTACCGCGAGGCAATAGCTTCCAGCGCCGGCTTCGATGGCCTGGAGGGCGCGCTGGCCCGCTACAACCTGGGGCTGCTCTTGCTACGCCGTGACCAGCCGAAAGCTGCGCTCGTCGAGCTCGAGGCGGCGGCGCTGGTCGTCGAGAAGAACCTCGGGACGAGTCACCGCCAAGCGGTCGCGCTGCAGCTCGCCCAAGGCCAAGCGCTGCTGGCGCAAGGTAAGCGGGACAGCGCCGAGTTCGTGCTGCGCCGTGCGCTGAAAGTCGCGCGTTCCCTCGAGGTGCCCGACGCTGCGCTGCAGAAGGAGCTTGAAGACGCCCTCGCGAGCACCTCGAAGAAGGCCTTGCCAACGCCAGTCGTTCAGCGGAAGGCCGCTTCGGCGCCCAGCGCGAAGGCTCCCGCGCCATCGGCACCAGCAGTCTCGGCCGCCGGGAGCTACATGTCGGGCCCAGCGTTTCAGTAG
- a CDS encoding HD domain-containing protein — MTQSFTRMDQSTTEQWMEIGRQTFGNQPRVAEKVLGMLRELQTITDGFAVDQLVHALQTATRAERGGADEQVIVAALCHDIGKLISVANHPAIAAEILKPYVREEVYWMILVHQDFQGKHYYELLGKDPDARAKYTGHGSFELAAKFADDWDQTAFDPDYESFPLEHFEPMVRRVFAQPSSF; from the coding sequence ATGACGCAGTCGTTCACTCGCATGGATCAGTCCACCACCGAGCAGTGGATGGAAATTGGCCGCCAAACCTTCGGCAACCAACCGCGCGTCGCGGAGAAGGTGCTCGGCATGCTGCGCGAGCTTCAGACCATCACCGATGGCTTCGCTGTCGATCAGCTAGTGCACGCTTTGCAGACGGCGACCCGGGCGGAGCGTGGCGGCGCCGACGAACAGGTGATCGTCGCTGCGCTCTGCCACGACATCGGCAAGCTGATCAGCGTCGCCAATCACCCGGCAATCGCTGCGGAGATCCTCAAGCCTTATGTCCGCGAGGAAGTGTACTGGATGATCTTGGTGCACCAAGATTTCCAAGGCAAACACTACTACGAGCTGCTCGGCAAGGACCCCGACGCTCGCGCGAAGTACACAGGACACGGCTCCTTTGAGCTAGCCGCGAAGTTCGCAGACGACTGGGACCAAACAGCCTTCGATCCCGACTACGAGAGCTTCCCCCTCGAACACTTCGAGCCGATGGTGCGCCGCGTGTTCGCGCAACCCAGCAGCTTCTAA